The following coding sequences lie in one Deltaproteobacteria bacterium genomic window:
- a CDS encoding Gldg family protein: MSRFASFYGIVGVILLLFAGLAYFITRDLSPYVYLHTIIGVVAFIAFLSSTKGSLSSFFGERSTKYGMSAVLYVLLFFGILVFANVLSVRHHHRFDLTESGLYSLSPQTAGVLERLEQPLVVNAFVEAGSDPQLREILDSYRYASDKVTFSLIDADKQPDLAEKYQITTVPAVHLQYGERTNVVNQLTEEALTNGIIKVTRAEKKTVYFLEGHGEPNIDEMGDPKGYGQIKTALDNESYEVKKLVLSEGAAIPDDANLLIVGGAERALLPHETQAIDAYLKKDKGGRALFLLNPRATPELATYLNDWGVAVGNDVIVDEQVQLLKGKTFTLTPFVTTYGVHPITEELSRRGSSALTTYGISRSIEPQANGKKGLTTVSLAKTGPNAWAETDLDSVFQKQTARLDAQDRRGPISLAVAITANLKDLGLNHDGATRLAVFGNAGFANNQFIGQYYNRDLLMNTINWLVGEEGLLSVRARTMRASRVQFSAQQGTLIFYLSVLILPELLLIAGLAVWWQRR; this comes from the coding sequence ATGTCACGTTTCGCTTCGTTCTATGGCATCGTTGGCGTTATCTTGCTCCTCTTTGCCGGCCTCGCGTATTTCATTACCCGCGACCTGTCTCCCTACGTTTACCTCCACACCATCATCGGCGTAGTCGCGTTCATCGCGTTTCTCTCCTCGACCAAGGGATCGCTCTCTTCTTTTTTTGGCGAACGATCCACCAAATACGGGATGAGCGCCGTACTCTATGTCCTCCTTTTCTTCGGCATTCTGGTTTTTGCCAACGTGCTATCTGTGCGCCATCATCATCGCTTCGACTTGACCGAATCTGGCCTCTACAGTCTGTCTCCGCAGACAGCCGGTGTTCTCGAACGATTAGAGCAACCCCTCGTTGTGAACGCGTTCGTAGAAGCTGGTTCCGATCCTCAGCTCAGAGAAATACTCGACAGCTACCGTTATGCTTCCGACAAGGTCACGTTCTCTCTCATCGATGCGGATAAACAGCCGGACCTGGCGGAGAAATATCAGATTACCACCGTGCCAGCGGTGCATTTGCAGTATGGCGAACGCACGAACGTGGTCAATCAATTAACCGAAGAGGCATTGACTAACGGTATCATTAAGGTCACCCGTGCGGAAAAGAAAACCGTCTACTTCCTCGAAGGGCATGGGGAACCGAACATTGACGAGATGGGCGACCCGAAAGGGTATGGCCAGATCAAAACCGCGCTTGATAACGAAAGTTATGAGGTCAAGAAACTCGTGCTCTCCGAGGGAGCGGCTATTCCCGACGACGCGAATTTGCTCATCGTTGGTGGCGCGGAACGCGCCCTTCTTCCACACGAGACGCAGGCGATCGATGCCTACCTGAAGAAAGACAAAGGTGGCCGTGCGCTCTTTCTTTTGAATCCCCGCGCTACGCCGGAATTGGCGACCTACTTGAATGACTGGGGCGTTGCGGTGGGCAACGATGTCATTGTGGATGAGCAGGTCCAGCTCCTAAAAGGGAAGACTTTCACCCTGACGCCTTTCGTGACGACCTATGGCGTACATCCGATCACCGAAGAGCTGAGCCGCCGCGGTTCCTCAGCCCTGACTACCTACGGTATTTCTCGCTCCATCGAACCGCAAGCGAACGGAAAAAAAGGATTAACGACAGTCAGTCTCGCGAAGACCGGGCCTAACGCGTGGGCGGAGACCGATCTCGACAGCGTTTTTCAGAAGCAGACGGCGCGGCTGGACGCGCAAGACCGCCGTGGGCCCATCTCCCTCGCTGTCGCAATCACGGCGAATTTGAAGGACCTCGGACTGAATCATGACGGAGCCACTCGCTTGGCCGTGTTCGGTAACGCGGGCTTCGCCAATAACCAGTTTATCGGGCAGTACTACAATCGCGATCTGTTGATGAACACCATCAATTGGCTGGTCGGCGAAGAAGGACTCCTCTCGGTGCGCGCCCGCACCATGCGCGCCTCGCGGGTCCAATTTTCCGCTCAACAAGGAACACTGATCTTCTATCTTTCCGTGTTAATCTTGCCCGAGCTTTTGCTCATTGCCGGGCTCGCCGTATGGTGGCAACGACGGTAG
- a CDS encoding DUF4340 domain-containing protein: MIAVVTRLGQTTYSIGTIVMSLRKAAIMVVVLLALGIYVYFIELPQDEETAAKKKLFTFTKDTVSEVQLTYPERSLHLKKDAAGKWRVLQPINTEADETTVTNLVNAIADAEISRILDEPVQDPALYGLNAPAVKLQVTLKDGKSLPQILVGKDTPVGFSVYLQKEGETKLLLTPQAFRLGLTKEVKDIRDKTILSLQPGEVKKIEITGQDKDISLTKTETGWALEKPTNGKADDAQVQTFLTAVQNLKAVDFVEQPVLDAKEYGLAPPQLTLAFSTGTENAKKTLLVGGEKTVDSQSKQRYLKREEQTTLFLAADWVFRDLDKSVDDFRDKTIARFTQEHATKITVQRRDQQDFTLTRGADKKWTIDKTGEGVFQEAAATQLISALADLRGYEVAADNPPDLAVYDLAPPTVAIVVYDEKNAQLAAVHAGQKSEGDAKKMFAMSAGGSAVFALRDYMFERLNKTPADFWGKAVEHSAEKSAAPAPIPALGPPEEENLSDEEAE; the protein is encoded by the coding sequence GTGATCGCCGTCGTTACCCGCCTTGGTCAGACTACTTACTCAATCGGTACAATCGTTATGAGCTTGCGCAAAGCCGCTATTATGGTCGTCGTTCTCTTGGCGCTGGGGATCTACGTCTATTTCATCGAGCTTCCTCAGGATGAAGAAACCGCCGCGAAAAAGAAGCTCTTCACCTTTACCAAAGATACCGTCTCCGAGGTGCAGTTGACGTATCCGGAAAGAAGTCTTCATCTCAAAAAAGACGCTGCCGGGAAATGGAGAGTGCTGCAGCCGATCAACACGGAAGCCGATGAAACGACTGTTACAAACCTCGTGAATGCCATTGCCGATGCCGAGATCTCCCGCATCTTGGACGAGCCGGTACAAGATCCCGCCTTGTACGGTCTGAATGCCCCGGCGGTGAAGCTTCAAGTCACCCTCAAAGACGGCAAATCTCTGCCGCAAATCCTGGTCGGGAAAGATACGCCAGTCGGTTTCTCCGTCTATCTGCAAAAAGAAGGAGAAACTAAACTGCTCTTGACGCCGCAAGCGTTCCGCTTGGGTCTGACTAAGGAAGTGAAAGATATCCGCGATAAGACTATCCTGTCTCTCCAACCTGGAGAGGTCAAGAAAATTGAAATTACCGGGCAAGACAAAGACATCAGTCTGACGAAAACGGAAACCGGCTGGGCACTAGAAAAACCGACGAACGGTAAGGCCGATGATGCCCAGGTGCAGACATTCCTCACAGCGGTGCAAAATTTGAAAGCAGTGGACTTCGTCGAGCAACCGGTGCTCGACGCGAAGGAATACGGTCTCGCCCCGCCGCAGTTGACGCTTGCGTTTAGTACAGGAACGGAGAATGCGAAAAAGACACTGCTCGTTGGTGGGGAGAAGACCGTGGATAGTCAGAGCAAGCAGCGGTATCTCAAACGAGAAGAGCAGACCACGCTGTTCTTAGCCGCCGACTGGGTATTTCGCGATCTCGATAAATCCGTCGACGATTTCCGCGATAAGACCATCGCTCGCTTCACGCAAGAGCACGCGACGAAAATTACGGTGCAACGGCGCGACCAGCAAGACTTTACCTTGACTCGCGGGGCCGACAAGAAATGGACCATCGATAAGACCGGGGAAGGGGTGTTCCAAGAGGCGGCTGCTACGCAGTTGATTTCCGCTCTTGCCGACTTGAGGGGCTACGAAGTTGCTGCCGACAATCCGCCGGACCTTGCCGTATATGACCTTGCCCCGCCGACGGTAGCCATCGTCGTCTATGACGAAAAGAACGCCCAATTAGCCGCTGTCCACGCGGGGCAGAAAAGCGAAGGCGATGCGAAAAAAATGTTCGCTATGTCGGCAGGAGGAAGCGCCGTTTTTGCGCTCCGTGATTACATGTTCGAGCGTCTGAATAAGACCCCGGCCGATTTTTGGGGGAAAGCGGTGGAACACTCCGCAGAGAAGAGTGCTGCACCTGCCCCGATCCCTGCTCTCGGTCCACCTGAAGAAGAAAATCTCTCCGACGAAGAAGCGGAATAA
- a CDS encoding OmpA family protein, whose translation MQNRSMSQGIALAAVLTFVAGCSQPMSTREKGVLVGGGIGAATGAIIGAAIGNPGAGAAIGGAVGALGGGVVGDQLQKRDVELGETQQQITQQQQEIARNRQLIEELNKQHLEARETDRGVVVNLPDVLFEFGKANLAGDARTKIRTISDVLNNQAKDRQVSVEGHTDSIGSETTNQKLSERRAEGVAAALENTGVAPDRITAKGFGKRYPVAPNAHPDGADDPSGRAKNRRVEVIIENK comes from the coding sequence ATGCAAAATCGTAGTATGAGCCAAGGCATTGCCTTGGCTGCAGTCCTTACATTTGTGGCGGGCTGTTCCCAACCAATGAGCACGCGGGAAAAAGGCGTTCTGGTTGGCGGCGGCATAGGAGCAGCCACCGGTGCCATCATCGGTGCCGCAATTGGCAACCCCGGTGCCGGCGCGGCTATCGGCGGCGCGGTGGGAGCGCTCGGTGGCGGTGTCGTTGGCGATCAACTGCAAAAGCGCGATGTGGAGCTAGGGGAAACCCAACAGCAGATTACCCAGCAACAGCAAGAGATCGCCCGCAATCGGCAATTGATCGAGGAGCTGAATAAGCAGCACCTCGAGGCTCGGGAAACGGATCGCGGTGTGGTCGTCAATCTTCCGGATGTCCTTTTTGAATTCGGCAAAGCGAATCTCGCCGGCGACGCGCGCACAAAGATTCGTACCATCAGCGACGTCTTGAATAATCAAGCGAAAGACCGGCAAGTGTCGGTTGAGGGACACACCGACTCGATCGGGAGCGAGACGACCAATCAAAAATTATCGGAGCGCCGAGCGGAAGGCGTGGCCGCCGCGCTGGAGAATACTGGCGTCGCCCCTGACCGCATCACTGCCAAAGGGTTCGGGAAACGCTATCCCGTCGCTCCGAACGCCCATCCAGACGGAGCAGACGATCCGTCCGGTCGCGCGAAGAATCGCCGCGTTGAAGTGATTATCGAGAACAAATAG
- a CDS encoding lipoprotein signal peptidase, producing MEKKTVLICLIVGSILVLDQATKWLVASRLRVHESVTVIESFFQLTHARNTGAAFSLLAQAPASFRQPFFFVTTLIAVGVLLVLLRRVEPSRTLTLVAIAGILGGALGNFIDRLLYGEVIDFLLVHWRQYYWPAFNVADSCITVGVALLLFASFREPQET from the coding sequence ATGGAGAAAAAAACCGTCCTCATCTGCTTGATCGTTGGCAGCATCCTCGTCCTCGATCAGGCGACGAAGTGGCTAGTGGCGAGCAGGCTGCGGGTGCATGAATCGGTGACTGTCATCGAGTCCTTTTTCCAACTCACGCACGCGCGCAATACTGGAGCTGCCTTCAGTCTGCTGGCCCAGGCGCCGGCCTCGTTCCGCCAGCCTTTTTTTTTCGTCACCACGCTCATTGCCGTGGGCGTCTTATTGGTTTTACTCAGAAGAGTCGAGCCCTCGCGGACCTTGACTCTGGTTGCTATTGCTGGAATCCTCGGCGGCGCGCTGGGGAATTTCATCGATCGTCTGCTCTACGGTGAAGTCATCGATTTTCTCCTTGTGCACTGGCGACAGTATTATTGGCCGGCGTTTAACGTTGCGGATTCGTGCATCACGGTCGGAGTAGCGCTCTTACTTTTCGCCTCCTTCCGAGAACCGCAGGAGACATAA
- a CDS encoding isoleucine--tRNA ligase, which produces MNPVAENPQFAEVELEVLKFWDEQNVFARTLEKTRECPPFIFYDGPPFATGLPHYGHLLAGTIKDIVPRFWTMRGRYVDRRFGWDCHGLPVEMEIEQTLGLGGKTDIERFGVANFNTECRKIVLRYTQEWEKTVRRMGRWVDFRNDYRTMDLSFMETVWWIFKQMWDRGLVYQGHKVLPFSTRLSTVLSNFEANLNYKEVQDPAITVRFAVEGEEQTYFIAWTTTPWTLPSNLALAVGPEIEYVKVRDHTEGVRYILAEARLKVYFPKPETCTIEERYRGKDLVDRRFLPLFPYFADRKNAGAFRVVAADYVTTEDGTGIVHIAPAFGEEDFFACQRAGIAMVNPVDDEGRFTQPVTDFLGMHVKEADPKIIERLKREKKLVHQSTISHSYPFCWRSDTPLIYRAVNTWFVRVESFRDRLVANNNLTHWVPEHLRDGRFGKWLENARDWAISRNRYWGTPLPIWQSEDGSEVVCLGSLAELEQRTGKRVTDLHREFVDDLTFPTASGTGLMRRVPHVFDCWFESGSMPYAQLHYPFENVEGFARSFPADFVAEGLDQTRGWFYTLMVVASALFDKPAFHNVVVNGLVLAEDGKKMSKRLKNYPEPEDVIAQYGADALRLYLINSPLVRAEELRFSEQGVRDTVRRLVLPWWNVYKFFVTYALVDEWTPESTPTGPSPNILDRWILSRQQTLIRRTGEEMEAYRLYNVVPALLDFLDELTNWYVRLNRRRFWSENDSDDKRFAYRSLYEVLMGFSKLMAPFTPFLADAIYRNLRTLHSGTTEESVHLESFPLYEPPLVDLELEDAVARMQRIMLLGRSLRNERKVKVRMPLRTLTILHRRRPILDEIKPLEGYLREELNVKEVRYSTAEGEKVLLSAKPNAKLLGPRFGKKFGAVSKQIATLTSDHMLQLEAGETIMLDGETFSSAEVQILRQARDGAPDVRSDRFISVELLCELDEELIAEGCAREIVHAIQQMRKEAGYRVEDRIAVTYMTEGPLAAVVDRHTSYIQDETLARSIRRNQPVGDRIESIEIEGASITFGLQREAL; this is translated from the coding sequence ATGAATCCGGTTGCCGAGAATCCCCAATTTGCCGAAGTGGAGCTAGAAGTCCTGAAGTTCTGGGACGAGCAGAACGTATTCGCTCGGACGCTAGAAAAAACACGCGAGTGTCCACCGTTCATTTTCTACGATGGCCCGCCGTTCGCCACGGGCTTGCCTCACTATGGGCATCTCTTAGCTGGTACGATTAAAGATATCGTCCCGCGCTTCTGGACCATGCGGGGGCGTTATGTGGATCGCCGCTTTGGCTGGGATTGCCACGGGCTCCCGGTGGAGATGGAAATCGAACAGACCTTGGGACTCGGCGGGAAGACCGATATCGAGCGCTTCGGAGTGGCGAATTTCAACACGGAATGCCGCAAGATCGTGCTGCGCTATACCCAGGAATGGGAAAAGACCGTGCGCCGCATGGGCCGGTGGGTAGATTTTCGTAACGATTACCGGACCATGGACCTGTCGTTTATGGAAACGGTGTGGTGGATCTTTAAGCAGATGTGGGATCGGGGGTTGGTGTACCAAGGGCATAAAGTGCTGCCTTTCTCTACTCGTCTCAGCACGGTGCTGTCCAACTTTGAAGCGAACCTCAACTACAAAGAAGTCCAAGATCCGGCCATTACTGTGCGCTTTGCCGTCGAAGGAGAAGAGCAGACCTACTTCATCGCGTGGACAACCACGCCGTGGACGCTGCCGAGCAACTTGGCCTTGGCGGTAGGGCCGGAGATCGAGTACGTGAAAGTGCGCGACCACACCGAGGGGGTCCGTTACATTCTGGCCGAGGCGCGCCTCAAAGTGTATTTCCCGAAGCCAGAGACCTGCACCATTGAGGAACGCTATCGAGGCAAAGACCTCGTCGATCGGCGGTTTCTGCCCTTGTTTCCGTATTTCGCCGACCGGAAGAATGCTGGGGCTTTTCGCGTGGTCGCCGCGGATTATGTCACGACGGAAGACGGCACCGGCATTGTCCATATCGCACCGGCCTTTGGCGAGGAGGACTTCTTCGCTTGTCAGCGCGCTGGCATCGCGATGGTCAACCCCGTGGATGACGAAGGACGTTTCACTCAGCCAGTCACAGATTTCTTGGGCATGCATGTCAAAGAAGCCGACCCCAAGATCATCGAACGTCTCAAACGCGAGAAGAAGCTGGTCCACCAGAGCACGATTTCTCACAGTTATCCGTTCTGTTGGCGCAGCGACACGCCGCTGATTTATCGTGCGGTCAATACCTGGTTCGTGCGCGTGGAATCCTTCCGCGATCGGCTGGTCGCGAACAACAACCTAACGCATTGGGTGCCCGAACACCTGCGCGACGGACGTTTCGGCAAGTGGCTGGAGAACGCACGCGACTGGGCGATTAGTCGCAACCGCTATTGGGGCACGCCCCTTCCCATCTGGCAAAGCGAGGATGGGAGCGAAGTCGTTTGTCTGGGCAGCTTGGCCGAACTTGAGCAACGCACCGGGAAGCGTGTCACCGATCTCCATCGCGAGTTCGTCGATGATCTGACCTTTCCCACCGCTTCCGGGACAGGTCTAATGCGCCGCGTGCCGCACGTATTCGACTGTTGGTTCGAGAGCGGCTCGATGCCCTATGCGCAACTGCACTATCCTTTCGAGAATGTCGAAGGATTCGCCCGTTCCTTCCCAGCGGATTTCGTGGCGGAAGGACTCGATCAAACCCGGGGCTGGTTCTACACCCTGATGGTCGTGGCGTCCGCGCTCTTCGACAAGCCGGCATTCCATAATGTGGTCGTCAACGGTCTGGTGCTGGCCGAGGACGGCAAAAAGATGAGCAAGCGGCTCAAGAACTATCCCGAGCCGGAAGACGTCATTGCTCAATACGGTGCCGACGCCTTGCGGCTGTACCTGATTAATTCTCCGCTCGTACGCGCCGAAGAACTGCGCTTCAGCGAACAAGGCGTCCGCGACACCGTGCGCAGATTAGTGCTGCCATGGTGGAATGTCTACAAATTTTTCGTCACCTATGCGTTAGTCGACGAATGGACACCAGAGAGCACGCCCACGGGACCATCGCCCAATATCCTCGACCGCTGGATTTTATCCCGCCAGCAAACCCTCATCCGTCGCACCGGCGAAGAGATGGAAGCCTATCGCCTCTATAACGTCGTGCCGGCGCTGCTCGATTTCTTGGACGAGTTGACGAATTGGTACGTGCGGCTGAATCGCCGGCGCTTCTGGAGCGAGAACGACAGCGACGACAAACGGTTCGCCTATCGCTCTCTTTACGAGGTGCTGATGGGCTTCTCCAAACTGATGGCTCCGTTTACCCCGTTTTTAGCCGATGCTATCTATCGTAATCTCCGCACTCTCCACAGCGGGACAACGGAAGAAAGCGTGCACTTAGAGTCGTTCCCGCTCTACGAACCGCCTCTTGTGGATCTCGAACTGGAAGATGCCGTCGCGCGCATGCAGCGCATCATGCTGCTGGGCCGCAGTCTACGTAACGAGCGCAAGGTGAAAGTCCGCATGCCGTTGCGTACCCTCACGATTCTCCATCGTCGTCGACCCATTCTTGATGAAATCAAGCCACTGGAAGGCTACCTGCGTGAAGAATTGAACGTCAAAGAAGTGCGCTACAGCACGGCTGAAGGAGAGAAAGTGCTGCTCAGCGCGAAACCGAATGCGAAACTGCTCGGCCCCCGGTTCGGGAAAAAGTTCGGCGCGGTGAGCAAGCAGATTGCCACGCTTACCTCCGACCACATGTTGCAGCTAGAGGCCGGAGAAACGATCATGCTCGATGGGGAAACGTTCTCTTCCGCAGAAGTACAAATTCTTCGTCAGGCGCGCGATGGCGCTCCCGACGTGCGTTCCGACCGGTTCATTTCTGTCGAGTTGCTTTGCGAGCTGGATGAAGAGCTGATCGCGGAAGGATGTGCGCGCGAGATCGTGCACGCCATTCAGCAAATGCGCAAAGAGGCCGGGTATCGCGTGGAAGATCGCATTGCCGTGACATATATGACCGAGGGTCCCCTGGCCGCAGTCGTCGACCGCCACACGAGCTACATTCAAGACGAAACGCTCGCACGCTCGATCCGGCGCAACCAACCGGTCGGCGACCGGATCGAATCGATTGAGATTGAAGGAGCGTCCATCACTTTTGGGTTACAGCGCGAAGCACTCTAA
- a CDS encoding DUF3553 domain-containing protein, producing the protein MDEKHRLYLRLGDKIFHANYRQWGGGVVVEEMTSVLIGGTCLVRILFEDGQQRTFNNDLDSELCCYYFGIRRSRHPLFDAPGRRPY; encoded by the coding sequence GTGGACGAAAAACATCGCCTTTACCTCCGGTTGGGAGATAAAATTTTTCATGCGAATTACCGACAATGGGGAGGAGGGGTCGTCGTCGAAGAGATGACCTCGGTGCTCATTGGCGGCACCTGTCTCGTGCGCATCCTCTTTGAAGATGGGCAGCAACGCACCTTCAACAACGACCTCGATAGCGAACTGTGCTGCTACTATTTCGGCATTCGCCGTTCTCGACATCCACTCTTCGACGCTCCCGGTCGGCGGCCCTATTAA
- a CDS encoding putative DNA-binding domain-containing protein, producing MLDLRDLQSRFFDSLARLPGVGPISFDPVVVDCVESRGPLGASERIDIYAQMYFARLVEVLQGDFPRVANLLGCERFHALAADYLAQHPSTHPSLRHLGHSFSAFLRERTDIADLPFLSDVAALEWARLAVFDAPDSAPLRLEHLQSVAPEQWPTLRFQAIPALQVTRHEWPAHEVWKAAEEEAGEWQDPQPKPTVLRVWREGFSVYHAKMDTPELIALERILASDPFAVVCAALESVLSAEEAAATVGSLLLRWIEDGILAQL from the coding sequence ATGCTCGATCTGCGTGACCTACAATCGCGGTTCTTCGACTCGCTCGCTCGCCTGCCCGGTGTCGGCCCGATTAGCTTCGACCCAGTAGTCGTCGACTGCGTGGAAAGTCGCGGTCCGCTCGGAGCGAGTGAGCGTATCGACATTTACGCGCAGATGTACTTCGCCCGCCTCGTCGAGGTGTTGCAGGGCGATTTCCCCCGGGTCGCCAACCTTCTTGGCTGCGAGCGCTTCCATGCGCTGGCGGCCGATTACTTGGCTCAGCACCCGTCCACCCATCCTTCATTACGCCATCTTGGCCACAGCTTCTCCGCTTTTCTGCGAGAGCGGACAGACATCGCCGACCTGCCGTTCTTAAGCGATGTCGCGGCGCTAGAGTGGGCGCGCCTTGCCGTCTTCGATGCACCGGATAGCGCCCCGCTCCGTCTAGAGCACCTGCAAAGCGTCGCGCCGGAACAATGGCCAACGCTACGATTTCAGGCGATTCCAGCCCTACAGGTGACCCGACACGAGTGGCCTGCACATGAAGTGTGGAAAGCCGCAGAAGAAGAGGCTGGAGAATGGCAAGACCCCCAACCGAAGCCCACCGTCCTAAGAGTGTGGCGCGAAGGATTTTCCGTCTATCACGCGAAAATGGACACTCCTGAGCTGATAGCGCTTGAGCGTATCCTCGCGAGCGATCCCTTTGCGGTCGTGTGCGCTGCTCTGGAATCTGTACTGTCTGCCGAAGAGGCGGCGGCTACTGTTGGAAGTTTGTTGTTACGTTGGATCGAGGACGGGATTCTGGCCCAGTTGTAG
- a CDS encoding DUF692 domain-containing protein yields MAIAVPYLGHGIGLRTQHFPRLWEGTARVDWFEAIAENFMIRGGRPLAALEKARASAPLVLHGVSLSLGSTDPVNTAYLDELRTLIQRFEPAWVSDHLCWGSVGGHYAHDLLPLPYTEEAIAVAVANVRKVQDTLGRQILIENVSSYLTYTHSTMPEWEFLTEIAQRADCGILLDVNNIYVSASNHHFDPITYIHHVPPARVGQIHLAGHSDKGTYLFDTHDGPVIDPVWDLYRLAVRHCGRVSTLVEWDDQIPEFEVVRAEAERARELETEELGLAYARSA; encoded by the coding sequence ATGGCAATCGCCGTTCCGTACCTTGGCCATGGCATCGGCTTGCGGACCCAGCATTTCCCTCGGCTCTGGGAGGGAACGGCGCGTGTCGATTGGTTCGAAGCCATTGCGGAAAACTTCATGATCCGTGGCGGGCGTCCGCTCGCGGCGCTCGAAAAAGCCCGTGCCAGTGCCCCACTCGTGCTCCATGGCGTTTCTTTGTCGCTAGGCAGCACCGATCCAGTCAATACTGCCTATCTCGACGAGCTACGCACGCTGATTCAGCGTTTCGAGCCGGCGTGGGTGTCCGACCACCTGTGTTGGGGGAGTGTTGGTGGGCATTACGCGCACGATTTATTGCCGTTGCCGTATACCGAGGAAGCCATTGCGGTTGCGGTGGCAAATGTTCGGAAAGTTCAGGACACGCTCGGACGACAGATCTTGATCGAGAACGTGTCCAGCTATCTGACGTATACGCACTCGACCATGCCGGAGTGGGAGTTTCTCACTGAGATCGCGCAGCGGGCCGACTGTGGGATTTTGCTGGATGTGAATAACATTTACGTCAGCGCCTCCAATCACCATTTCGACCCCATCACCTACATCCACCATGTTCCCCCTGCTCGCGTGGGCCAGATTCACCTCGCCGGGCACAGCGATAAAGGGACGTATTTGTTCGATACCCATGACGGGCCGGTCATTGACCCCGTGTGGGACCTCTATCGGCTCGCGGTGCGCCACTGTGGCCGAGTCTCGACCTTGGTGGAGTGGGATGATCAGATCCCCGAGTTTGAAGTGGTCCGTGCGGAAGCCGAGCGCGCGCGGGAGTTAGAGACAGAAGAACTGGGGCTTGCTTATGCTCGATCTGCGTGA
- a CDS encoding molybdopterin molybdotransferase MoeA codes for MISVHDALSLILDTVTPLAGERIGLLDAVGRVLLEDIRSEREVPPFANSAMDGYAVREEDLHDITPDVPAALEVLEVIQAGAVPHHTVTSGAASKIMTGAVMPPGADTVIRVEDTEEHAGRVWIKRGERAGAHVRASGEDIRRGQTVLEKGRVLRPADIGLLASVGRGFVLVRQRPRVAILSTGNELVEIDEPLHPGQIVNSNAYTLAAAVQELGGQPVPLPIARDTLGEIRAALNEAVRHDVVLSTGGVSVGDFDFVKEAMDELGIRRLFWQVAQKPGKPLTFGLLRERPYFGLPGNPVSALVCFYLYAQPALARMMGHEKPFPPVVSATVGEDIAKAKGLTEFVRCRLASAHGHYEVHSTGSQSSGVLSSLSLGEGLIIGAPELALLPKGMSVKVIVLDSDRFARSETPF; via the coding sequence ATGATATCCGTACACGATGCCCTCTCGCTGATTCTCGACACCGTCACCCCGCTGGCTGGGGAGCGGATCGGTTTGCTCGACGCTGTCGGTCGCGTGCTGCTCGAAGACATTCGCTCGGAGCGCGAAGTGCCGCCGTTCGCGAACTCGGCGATGGATGGGTATGCCGTACGCGAGGAAGATCTGCACGACATTACCCCGGACGTACCTGCAGCGCTTGAAGTGCTCGAAGTGATTCAAGCAGGTGCTGTCCCACACCACACCGTAACGAGCGGGGCGGCCAGCAAGATCATGACCGGAGCAGTCATGCCGCCCGGGGCCGACACGGTGATTCGTGTGGAAGACACAGAAGAACACGCCGGACGAGTGTGGATCAAACGCGGAGAACGTGCGGGCGCACACGTGCGTGCGAGCGGGGAAGATATTCGTCGTGGACAGACCGTCCTAGAAAAAGGCCGAGTGCTGCGTCCCGCCGATATCGGCTTGCTGGCCTCGGTGGGGCGCGGGTTCGTACTCGTTCGGCAGCGTCCGCGCGTCGCTATCCTCAGCACCGGTAACGAATTGGTAGAGATCGATGAACCCTTGCATCCCGGCCAGATCGTCAACTCCAATGCCTACACCTTGGCCGCTGCCGTGCAAGAGCTAGGCGGGCAGCCGGTGCCATTGCCCATTGCCCGCGACACACTGGGGGAAATTCGTGCGGCGCTGAACGAAGCCGTGCGCCATGATGTCGTTCTGTCCACCGGCGGCGTTTCGGTGGGCGACTTCGATTTCGTGAAAGAGGCGATGGACGAACTCGGCATTCGCCGCTTGTTCTGGCAAGTGGCACAGAAGCCGGGGAAGCCGTTGACCTTCGGCCTGTTGCGCGAGCGGCCCTATTTCGGACTGCCCGGGAACCCAGTGTCGGCCTTGGTCTGCTTTTACCTATACGCGCAACCGGCCCTGGCGCGCATGATGGGACACGAGAAGCCCTTCCCTCCAGTCGTCTCGGCCACCGTGGGCGAGGATATCGCCAAGGCGAAAGGACTGACCGAGTTCGTGCGCTGTCGCTTGGCTTCCGCACACGGTCACTATGAAGTACATTCGACCGGCAGCCAGAGTTCTGGCGTGTTGAGTTCGCTCTCGCTGGGAGAAGGCTTGATTATCGGTGCACCGGAACTTGCGCTTCTCCCCAAAGGCATGTCGGTCAAGGTCATCGTGCTAGACAGCGATCGGTTCGCGAGGAGCGAAACCCCATTCTGA